A segment of the Micromonospora sediminicola genome:
TGAGCAGAACGGCGAGCGCGGCGCGCGCCCGGGACAGGTGCGACTTGACCGTCCCCACCGGCATGCCGGTGCTCCGGGCGATCTCCGCCACGGGCAGGTCGTGCAGGTGGTGCAGGACGACGACCAGCCGCTGCGCGTCCGGCAGCCGGCGCAGCGCCGCCAGCACCGCGACCCGGTCCGGGCCCGGACCGGGCACCGGGGCGTCCCCGCCCAACCGGGCCCGGGCAGCGAACCAGCGCCGCAGGCCACGCCAGCGGTTGGCGGTCAGCCGCCAGGCCACCATCCGCACCCAGCCCTCCGGATCCTCGTACGCCCCGACGGTCGACCAGCGCTGCCAGGCCCGCGCGTACGCCTCCTGCGTCACGTCCTGGGCCTCGGCCAGGTCACCGCAGAGGGCGTAGACGTGGTGCACGACCCGCCGGGCGGTCGCGGTGTAGAAGGCGTCGAATTCCTCGGACCCGTCCAT
Coding sequences within it:
- a CDS encoding SigE family RNA polymerase sigma factor, which gives rise to MDGSEEFDAFYTATARRVVHHVYALCGDLAEAQDVTQEAYARAWQRWSTVGAYEDPEGWVRMVAWRLTANRWRGLRRWFAARARLGGDAPVPGPGPDRVAVLAALRRLPDAQRLVVVLHHLHDLPVAEIARSTGMPVGTVKSHLSRARAALAVLLTDEKEEIDVGTHR